CCATCGGACAGGGCCTTTCGATGACCACCCTGCAGATGGCCGGCATGTACCAGGCCATCGCCAATGACGGCGTGCGGATTCCGCCGCGCATCGTGAAGGCCAAGATCGCCCCGGACGGCACCCGCACCGAGGAGGAGCCGCCGGACGCGGTGAAGGTGGTGAACCCGCAGACCGCCCGCACCCTGCGCTCCATGTTCGAGGCGGTGGTGCAGAAGGACCCCAACGGCGGCAACCAGACCGGCACCGGTGTCCCGGCCGCGATCGAGGGCTATCAGATCGCCGGCAAGACCGGCACCGCGCAACAGGTCGACCCGAAATGCCATTGCTACTCCAGCGATCGCTACTGGATCACGTTCGCGGGCATGGCTCCCGCCGACAATCCGCGCTACGTGATCGGCATGATGCTGGACGCGCCGGTGCGCAGTTCCGACGGCAGCGGCGGCGGTTCGGTCGCGCCGCTGTTCCACAGCATCGCGTCGTGGCTGCTGCAGCGGGATCGCATCCCGCCGTCGCCGCCCGCCAAACCGCTGATTCTGCAGGCGAGTTAGCGCGGGGACCGAATAGTGGTGACTCGAGCCGCGGACGGTGCGGACAGCGCTGGATGATCGATGCACAGCGACCCCGCCGACCGAACAGCGCCGTGCCGATCGCGCGGCGATCCAACACAGGTAACCTGACACGTCGATCCGGTCAGCCGGACGATTTTCCACAGATGACACCACCCGGAAAGGAGCTTCGTGCCCGCGCAGTCCAGCCCGCAGGTGCTTCGGCCCGCTGCCTCGGCGGCGACCAGCCTGCGCACGGTGGCGGAACTCACGGGCGCGCGCAGCGCCGGAGCCGCGGCAGGGTGGGAGAACATCGAGGTCACCGGTATCGAGCAGCGCTCCAACGCGGTTCGCGCCGGTGACCTGTTCGCCGGTCTCGCCGGCGGCCACGCGCACGGCGCGCGTTTCGCCCACGACGCGGTGGCGGCCGGTGCGGTCGCGGTGCTCACCGATCCGGCGGGCGCGGAACTGATCGGCGCGATCGGCGTCCCGGTGCTGGTGCACGACGCCCCGCGCACGGTGCTCGGCGAATTGTCGTCGGCCCTTTACGGTGATCCGTCCCGCAAACTCCGCATCGTCGGCATCACCGGCACCTCCGGCAAGACCACCACCTCGTATCTGGTGGAGGCCGGGCTCGCCGCGGCCGGGCTGCGCACCGCGCTCATCGGCACCATCGAGACCCGCATCGGCGGGGTCCGGGTGCCCTCCGCCCTGACCACCCCGGAAGCTCCGCAGCTGCACGCCATGTTCGCGCTCATGGTCGAACAGGGCGTGGACGCGGTGGTCATGGAGGTGTCGAGTCACGCGCTGGCGCTGGGGCGGGTGGACGGGGTGTCGTTCGCGGTCGGCGGTTTCACCAACCTCTCGCAGGACCACCTCGACTTCCACGCCGACTTCGAGGACTACTTCGCCGCCAAGCGCCGCCTGTTCATCCCGGACGGCCCGGATTCCGCCGCGTCGCCGCGCCCGTCGGTGGCCGCGGCGGTGTCGGTGGTCTGCGTCGACGACGAGTGGGGTCAGCGGCTGGCAGGCGAGATCCGCGCGGATCTGGCCCCGGGCGCGCGGGACCGGCTGCGGACGGTCACGACTCGTGCCGGCGGACAGGCGGATTGGACCGCCGGCGCCGCGATCGCGGGGGCGGGCGGCACCCAGGAGTTCACCGCTTCGGGGCCGGGCGTCGAAGTGGATGTGCGCCTGCGGCTTCCGGGTGCGTACAACATCGCCAACGGACTGCTGGCGGTCGCGGTGTGCGCGGCGGCCGGGGTCGAGGCGGAGACCGCCGCGGCGGCGCTCGCCGCGGTGGACGTGCCGGGGCGCATGCAGCGGGTGGACGCGGGCCAGGATTTTCTGGCCGTGGTGGACTACGCGCACAAGCCCGCCGCGATCGAATCGGTGGTGGCGACGCTGCGCACGTGGTTGGCCGACGGCGCCCGGGACGGGCGTGCGGCGGGACGGCTGGCGGTCGTGGTGGGCGCGGGCGGTGATCGCGATGCGGGCAAGCGGCCCCTCATGGGTGCGGCGGCCGCGCGCGGCAGCGACCTGGCCATCATCACCGACGACAATCCGCGCAGCGAGGATCCGGCGGCCATCCGCGCCGCGGTGCTCGCCGGCGCCGAACAGGTGCCGGGCGCGGAACGCGGTGAGGTCCGGGAAGTGGGGGACCGGGCGGCCGCGATCAGGGCCGCCGTCGCCTGGGCGCAGCCCGGTGACGTGGTGCTGGTGGCGGGCAAGGGACATGAGACAGGGCAGGAGATTTCAGGCGTGAAGCATCCGTTCGACGACCGCGAGGTGCTCGCGGCCGCCCTGTCGGAAAAGACGAGGGACCTGACGCATTCATGATCGAGATGACTTTGCGGGAGATCGCGGAGGTCGTCGGCGGCACGCTGCACGACGCCCCGGACCCCGAGGCCAGGGTCACCGGCTCGGCCGAATTCGATTCGCGCCGAATCGGTTCGGGTGACCTGTTCCTGGCGCTGCCGGGTGAGCGCGCCGACGGCCACGACTTCGCGGCGCGGGCCGTGGCGGCCGGCGCGGTCGCGGTGCTGGCCGCCCGCCCGGTAGGTGTGCCCGCCATCGTGGTCACCCCGCGCCCCGGCGACACCCACGCTCTCGCACTGGCCCACGACACCGACGGCTCCGGCGCGGCGGTGCTGGCCGCGCTGGCCAAACTGGCCCGCGCGAGCGTGGACCGGCTGGTGGCCGCGGGCAGCCTGACCGTCGTCGGCATCACCGGCTCGTCGGGCAAGACCTCCACCAAGGATCTGATCGCCGCCGTGCTGGCCCCGCTGGGACCCGTTGTGGCCCCGCCCGGTTCGTTCAACAACGAGCTCGGCCACCCGTGGACGGCGCTGCGCGCCGACGCCGGCACCCGCTTCCTGGTGCTGGAGCTCTCGGCCCGCGGCCCGGGACATATCAAGGCGCTCACCGAGATCGCGCCGCCCGGTATCGGCGTGGTGCTCAATGTCGGCACCGCGCACCTGGGCGAGTTCGGCAGCCGCGAGATCATCGCGCAGGCCAAAGGCGAACTCGCCGAGGCGCTTCCGGCTTCCGGGCTGGCCGTGCTCAATGCCGACGACCGGTTGGTCGCCGCCATGGCGCAGCGGACCGCCGCCCGGGTGGTGACCGTCGGCCAGTCCGCCGCCGCCGATGTGCGCGCCTCCGACATCGTGCTCGACGACGAGGCCCGCGCGCGATTCACCCTGCACGCCAACGGGGAAGCGGTCGAGATCGCGCTGGCCGTGCACGGCGAGCACCAGGTCGGCAACGCGCTGTCCGCGGCCGCGGTCGCCCTCGACCAGGGCGCGGACCTGGCCACCGTCGCGCAGGCGCTCTCCGGTGCGCGGGTGGTGTCGGGCCGGCGCATGGACGTGCGCACCCGCGCCGACGGCGTCACCGTCGTCAACGACTCCTACAACGCCAATCCGGATTCGGTGCGGGCCGCGCTCAAGGCGCTGGTCACCATGTCGAAGTCCGGCACCGAATCCCGGCCGTCCTGGGCGGTGCTCGGCGAAATGGCCGAACTGGGCGAGGAATCCGTCCTCGAACACGACCGGATCGGCCGGCTGGTGGTGCGCCTGGACGTGGACCGCCTGATCGTCGTCGGCCAGGGCCGACCGGTGCGCGCCCTGTTCCAGGGCGCGGTGCAGGAGGGCTCCTGGGGCGAGGAGGCCGTGCACGTGCCCGACACCGCGGCGGCCATCGCGCTGCTCGACGAGGAATTGGAGCCGGGAGCGGTGGTGCTGGTGAAGGGCTCGAACTCCGCGGGCCTGTGGACCGTGGCCGACCATCTGGTCGAGGCCGACAGCGGTCAGGCCCGGAGGAGGCAGCGGAGCGTAACCACGGAGGGCCCCGCTGTCGGCCATACGGGAACAGAGGCCGCGCGATGACCCAGATTCTGTTGTCGGCCGCCATCGCGCTGGCCGTGTCCATTCTGCTGACGCCCGTGGTCATCCGCTATTTCGCGAAACAGGGCTTCGGACAGGAGATTCGGGTCGACGGCCCGGAGAGCCACAAGGCCAAGCGCGGCACCCCGACCATGGGCGGCGTCGCCATCATCATCGGCATGTGGGCCGGATACCTGGGCTCGCACCTGATCTCGATGACCTACGGGGAGCCCGGACCGTCCGCCTCGGGCCTGCTGGTCATGGGCCTGGCCACCGCGCTGGGTTTCGTCGGCTTCCTCGACGACCTGATCAAGCTGCGCAAGCAGCGCAATCTCGGGCTCACCGCGGCGGGCAAGTACATCGGCCAGCTGACCGCGGCCATCGTGTTCGGCGTACTGGCCTTGCAGTTCAAGAACATTCACGGCCTCACGCCCGCCGACAAGCACCTGTCCTACACCCGCGACATCAATACGGTGTCGATGATCGTGCCGGTGTTCCTGGCCTTCGTGTGCCTGATCGTGGTGGCCTGGTCCAACGCGGTCAACCTGACCGACGGCCTGGACGGTCTGGCGGCCGGTTCCATGAGCCTGGTGCTGGGCGCGTACATGATCATCACCTTCTGGCAGTGGCGCAATTCCTGCTCCGCGCACGCGGTGGCCGGCTGCTACAACGTGCGCGACCCGCTGGATCTGGCGCTGGTGTGCGCCGCCGGCGGCGCGGCCTGCATCGGCTTCCTGTGGTGGAATGCCGCGCCCGCCAAGATCTTCATGGGCGATACCGGTTCGCTCATGCTGGGCGGTCTGCTCGCGGGCCTGTCCATCACCACCCGCACCGAACTGCTCATGGTCGTGATCGGCGCGCTGTTCGTGGCGGAGACCACCTCGGTGGTGCTGCAGGTGGCGGTCTTCCGCACCACCCGCAACCGCCTGTTCAAGATGGCGCCGTTCCATCACCATTTCGAGCTGAGCGGGTGGGCCGAAACCTCGGTGATCATCCGGTTCTGGTTGCTGGCCGGTATGGCCTCGGCGATCGGACTGGGCCTGTTCTACAGCGAATACCTCTCTGCGGCAGGGTGAGTGAGCAATGTCCGAACATTCTCCGAGGGTCCTGCGTTCGCCGGGACCCATGCTCGAATTTCTGCGTGGCCGTGATGTGCTGGTGGCCGGCTGGGGCGTCTCCGGGCGCTCGCTGATCGAGCCGCTGCAGGACATCGGCGCGCGACCGGTCGTCACCGACGGCGGCGGCAAGGCGCTGGCCGAGGCCGCCGAACTCGGTCTCGGCACCGCCACCACCGACGATCTGCTGGAACCCGATGCGCTGCAACGCTTCGCGCTGGTCATCACCAGCCCGGGCTGGCGGCCCGACTCGCCGGTGCTGGTGTCCGCGGTCACCGAGGGCATCCCGGTGTGGGGCGACGTCGAGTTCGCGTGGTGGGTGGATCAGGCCCGCATCTACGGTCCGGTCCGCAAGTGGCTGGTGATCACCGGCACCAACGGCAAGACCACCACCACCCAGATGACGCACGCCATCCTGCGCGCCGCCGGCATCCCGTCGGTGGCCTGCGGCAATATCGGACTGCCCATTCTGGACGCGCTGCGCCGCAATCCCGGCCCGCAGATCCTGGCGGTGGAACTGTCGTCGTTCCAGCTGCATTGGGCGCCCTCGGTGCGCCCGGAGGCCGGGGTGGTGCTGAATGTGGCCGAGGATCACCTGGATTGGCACGGCGGGCTGGACGCCTACGCCGCCGCCAAGGCGCGCGCGCTGACCGGACGCGTCGGCGTCGTCGGGCTCGACGATGCGGTGGCCGCCGCGCTGGCGCGAAAGTCCAAGGCGCGCCGCACCGTCGGCTTCCGCATCGGCGTCCCCGCCGACGGTGAACTCGGCGTGGTGGACGGCAAGCTGCTCGATCGCGCCTTCACCAAGGCCGCCATCCTGGCCGAGGTCGGCGACATCAGCCCGCAGGGCCCGGCGGGGGTGGCCGACGCGCTGGCCGCCGCCGCGCTCACCCGATCCATCGACGTGGCGCCGCAGTTCGTGAAGGAGGGCCTGCAGGAGCACAAGGTCGGCCCGCACCGGGCGGCCTTCGTGCGGGAGCTGTCGGGCGTGCAGTTCGTCGACGACTCCAAGGCCACCAACCCGCACGCCGCGCGCTCCTCGATCCTGGCGCACCCCAGCGTGATCTGGGTGGCGGGCGGTCAGCTCAAGGGCGCCGGCGTCGAGGACCTCATCGAGGAGTGCCGCGAACACCTGGTCGCGGCCGTGCTGTTCGGCCAGGACGCGCCGGTGATCGCGACCGCACTCGCGCGACACGCCCCGGATGTCCCGGTGGTGGAGCTGAATTCGGGGGACGATGCTCGGATGGGTGACCCCTTCACCGAGATCGAACCGGAAGCGGTGATGGCACGCGCGGTGCGCGTGGCGGCCGGATTCGCCCACCGCGGCGACACCGTGCTGCTGGCCCCGGCCGCGGCGTCCCTGGACATGTTCGCCGATTACACGCACCGCGGGCGCAGCTTCGCGGCCGCCGTACAGGCCCTGGACGAGAAGGACATCGGGAGAACCGAATGACGACGGCGACGCCTCGACGGGTCGGCACCGCCGCGCAGCGCATGCGAACCGGATGGTTCGGCGCCTGGCTGGCCCGCCCGCTGGCGTCGTTCCATCTCGTCGTGGCCATCGCGGTACTGCTCACCGTGCTCGGCCTGGTCATGGTGCTGTCGGCCTCCAGCGTGGAGGCGTACGCCGGTGGTGCGTCGGTGTATTCGCTGTTCATCCAGCAGGCCATGTTCGCGGCGCTGGGCGCGGTGCTGTTCTACATCGCGCTGCGGGTTCCCATGCGGGTGATGCGGCAGCTGTCGTTCCCGGCGTTCGCGCTGTCGCTGGTGCTGCTGGTGCTGGTGCTCATCCCGGGCATCGGCACCGAGGTGCAGGGTTCGCGGCGCTGGTTCGACCTCGGCGTGGTGTCGGTGCAGCCCTCGGAGATCGTGAAGATCACGCTGGTGGTGTGGGGCTCGCACCTGCTGGCCTCCCGGCAGACCGAAAAGGCCGGGTACAAGGACATTCTCATGCCGCTGGTGCCCGCGGGCCTGCTGGTGTGCTTCCTGGTGGTGCTGGAACCCAACCTCTCGACCACCATCGCGCTGGGCATCGTGCTCACCGCGCTGCTGTGGTTCGGCGGGCTGCCGCTGCGCATGTTCGTCACCATCGCGGTCTCGGGCGGGGTGGCCGCGGCCATCCTGGCGCTGTCGGCGGGCTACCGCTCCGACCGCATGCGCGCCTTCTTCAGCCCCGGCTCCGATCCGCAGGGCATCGGCTATCAGGCCCGGCAGGCCATGTACTCGCTGGCCGACGGCGGCATCTGGGGGCGCGGGCTGGGACAGTCGCGGGCCAAATGGAGCTATCTGCCCAACGCGCACAACGACTTCATCTTCGCCATCATCGGCGAGGAGCTCGGATTCCTCGGCTGCGCGCTGGTGCTGGGACTGTTCGCGCTGTTCGTCTACACCGGTCTGCGCATCGCGACCCGCTCGGTGGATCCGTTCATCCGGTTGCTGACCGCCTCGGCGACCTGCTGGATCACCGGGCAGGCGCTGATCAATGTCGGCTATGTCGTGGGTTTGCTGCCGGTGACCGGTCTGCAGTTGCCGCTGGTGTCGGCGGGCGGGTCGTCGCTGGCCATCACCCTGCTCATGTTCGGCATCATCGCCAATGCCGCCCGGCACGAGCCGGAGGCGGTGGCGGCCCTGCACGCCGGACAGGACGGGCGCTTCAGCCGGATGCTGCGGCTGCCGATCCCCGAAATGTATTCGCCCGCACGGGCGCGGGCGGCCCGCGCCAAGGCCAAGGCCAAGACGAAGGCGACGGCGAAGCCCAAGGTCAAGCCGAGTCCGCCGAAGCGCGCGCTACCATCGGGCCGAGGCCGGGGCGGCGGGCAGCCGCGACGATCGATAGATTCGGATTCGGCCCGGCGCAGCACCCGCGGCGAGCCGCGCAGCAGCCGGTCCACGGAGGCGTGGCGCGGCACCCGGGCCTGGGAACCCAACTATCCAATGAAACACGCCAGGGACAGGGGTAATTCGAGGTGACAGTGGAGCGGCCGGACAGCGATGCGGCTACCGCGACCGAGCCGATCGCAGGAGCGCACACCGATTTACCCGAGCATCTGCGGCGTGTGCACATGATCGGTATCGGGGGAGCCGGAATGTCCGGTATCGCCCGAATTCTGCTGTCCCGCGGCGGCATGGTGTCCGGTTCGGACGCCAAGGAGAGCCGCGGCGTGCTGGCCCTGCGAGCGCGCGGCGCCCAGGTGCGCATCGGGCACGACGCGAGCGCGCTGGATCTGCTGCCCGGCGGGCCCACCGCCGTCGTCACCACCTACGCCGCCATCCCCAAGACCAATCCCGAACTGGTGGAAGCACATCGGCGCGGGGTGCCGGTACTGCTGCGCCCGGCGGTGCTGGCCTCGCTCATGCAGGGCCACAAGACGCTGCTGGTGTCGGGCACGCACGGCAAGACCTCGACCACCTCCATGCTGGTGGTGGCGTTGCAGCACTGCGGATTCGACCCGTCCTTCGCGGTCGGCGGCGAACTCAACGAGGCGGGCACCAACGCCCATCACGGCACCGGCGGCATCTTCGTGGCCGAGGCCGACGAGAGCGACGGCTCGCTGCTGCAGTACGCCCCCGACGTCGCGGTGGTCACCAATATCGAATCCGACCACCTGGACTACTTCGGCACCGACGAGGCCTACATCCAGGTGTTCGACGATTTCGTGGATCGGCTGGAACCGGGCGGGCGGCTGGTGGTCTGCGTCGACGACCCGGGTTCGCTGGGGCTGGCGCGGCGCTCGGTCGCCAAGCTGGCCGGCGACCCGCGCGGCATTCAGGTGATCGGTTACGGCTCCGGCGATTTCGCCGCCTCGGAGGGGCCGGGCGGCGACGTCGAGGTGCCGATCGGCGCCCGGCTGCTGTCGTGGGAGCCGCGGGATGTCGGCGGCACCGCCGTGTTCCAGCTCGCCGACGAGGCCGCCCCGCGCACCCTGCGGCTGTCGGTGCCCGGCCGCCACATGGCGCTCAACGCGCTCGGCGCGCTGCTGGCCGCCCGCGCCACCGGGGCCGATATGGGCGAGATCATCCAGGGCCTGGAGGGTTTCGGCGGCGTGCACCGCCGCTTCCAGCTCACCGGACGCGAGAACGGCGTGCGGGTCTTCGACGACTACGCCCATCATCCGACCGAGGTGCGCGCGGTGCTCTCGGCCGCCGCGGAACTCGTCGCCCAGGAGGCCCGGGACGGCGCGCGGTCGCGGCCGGGCCGGGTGATCGTGGTCTTCCAGCCGCACTTGTACAGTCGCACCGCCACTTTCGCGACCGAGTTCGGGGCGGCGCTGTCGCTGGCCGACGAGGTCGTGGTGCTCGACGTGTACGGCGCGCGCGAGGAGCCGCTGCCGGGCGTCAACGGCGCGCTGGTGGCCAACGCCGTCACCAAACCCGTGCACTACCAGCCGGATATGTCGCGGGTGGGCAAGCAGGTGGGCGCGCTGGCGCGGCCGGGCGACGTGGTGATCACCATGGGCGCGGGCGATGTCACCATGCTGGGCGGCCAGATCCTCGACGGGCTGCGCGCGCGGCCCGGACACGGGCGGTGAGTCCGGATGAGCGCGGGTGGTGCGCCGCCGAGGACACCGGGCACGGCCGAAGACGAGTGGGACGAAGCGGATCCGGGCGGCACCGGCGCGACGGACGAGGACCTCGAGGCCGTCGAGAGCTCGGCGGCGCGGCGGGCGCGGTTGCGGCGCGGTCGCGCTCGGCGTGAGTCGCGGTTCGCCCCGGTCTGGCGTTCGCGCCGGGTCCGGCTGGGTGTGCTGCTCGGCGTGATCGCGCTGATCGCGGTGGGACTGGTCGGCTGGTTCACGCCACTGCTGGCGGTGCGCACGGTGCGGGTAGAGGGCCTGTCCGCCATTCCGGAACAACAGGTTCAGGACGCGCTGCGGGTGCCCGACGGGCTGTCGATGCTGCGGCTGGACACCGACGCGTTGGCCGAGCGGGTCGCGCGGCTGCCCAAGGTCCGCTCCGCGCGGGTGCAGCGGGTGTTCCCGTCCACCGTCGAGGTGACCGTGGTCGAGCGCACGCCGGTGCTGTACTTCGAGACTCCGGAGGGGACGCATCTGCTCGATTGCGACAGCGTGGAATTCGCCATCGAGCCGCCGGGACCCGGAGTGCCCAAACTGATTACCGACCATCCGGGCGGTTCGGATCCGGCGACCAGGGCCGCGGTCGCGGTGATGTCCGCCCTGCCGATCCCACTGCGTGATCAGATCGGGGTGGGAGCGGTTGTGGC
This sequence is a window from Nocardia yunnanensis. Protein-coding genes within it:
- a CDS encoding UDP-N-acetylmuramoyl-L-alanyl-D-glutamate--2,6-diaminopimelate ligase, whose translation is MPAQSSPQVLRPAASAATSLRTVAELTGARSAGAAAGWENIEVTGIEQRSNAVRAGDLFAGLAGGHAHGARFAHDAVAAGAVAVLTDPAGAELIGAIGVPVLVHDAPRTVLGELSSALYGDPSRKLRIVGITGTSGKTTTSYLVEAGLAAAGLRTALIGTIETRIGGVRVPSALTTPEAPQLHAMFALMVEQGVDAVVMEVSSHALALGRVDGVSFAVGGFTNLSQDHLDFHADFEDYFAAKRRLFIPDGPDSAASPRPSVAAAVSVVCVDDEWGQRLAGEIRADLAPGARDRLRTVTTRAGGQADWTAGAAIAGAGGTQEFTASGPGVEVDVRLRLPGAYNIANGLLAVAVCAAAGVEAETAAAALAAVDVPGRMQRVDAGQDFLAVVDYAHKPAAIESVVATLRTWLADGARDGRAAGRLAVVVGAGGDRDAGKRPLMGAAAARGSDLAIITDDNPRSEDPAAIRAAVLAGAEQVPGAERGEVREVGDRAAAIRAAVAWAQPGDVVLVAGKGHETGQEISGVKHPFDDREVLAAALSEKTRDLTHS
- the murD gene encoding UDP-N-acetylmuramoyl-L-alanine--D-glutamate ligase, with the translated sequence MLEFLRGRDVLVAGWGVSGRSLIEPLQDIGARPVVTDGGGKALAEAAELGLGTATTDDLLEPDALQRFALVITSPGWRPDSPVLVSAVTEGIPVWGDVEFAWWVDQARIYGPVRKWLVITGTNGKTTTTQMTHAILRAAGIPSVACGNIGLPILDALRRNPGPQILAVELSSFQLHWAPSVRPEAGVVLNVAEDHLDWHGGLDAYAAAKARALTGRVGVVGLDDAVAAALARKSKARRTVGFRIGVPADGELGVVDGKLLDRAFTKAAILAEVGDISPQGPAGVADALAAAALTRSIDVAPQFVKEGLQEHKVGPHRAAFVRELSGVQFVDDSKATNPHAARSSILAHPSVIWVAGGQLKGAGVEDLIEECREHLVAAVLFGQDAPVIATALARHAPDVPVVELNSGDDARMGDPFTEIEPEAVMARAVRVAAGFAHRGDTVLLAPAAASLDMFADYTHRGRSFAAAVQALDEKDIGRTE
- the murC gene encoding UDP-N-acetylmuramate--L-alanine ligase, whose amino-acid sequence is MIGIGGAGMSGIARILLSRGGMVSGSDAKESRGVLALRARGAQVRIGHDASALDLLPGGPTAVVTTYAAIPKTNPELVEAHRRGVPVLLRPAVLASLMQGHKTLLVSGTHGKTSTTSMLVVALQHCGFDPSFAVGGELNEAGTNAHHGTGGIFVAEADESDGSLLQYAPDVAVVTNIESDHLDYFGTDEAYIQVFDDFVDRLEPGGRLVVCVDDPGSLGLARRSVAKLAGDPRGIQVIGYGSGDFAASEGPGGDVEVPIGARLLSWEPRDVGGTAVFQLADEAAPRTLRLSVPGRHMALNALGALLAARATGADMGEIIQGLEGFGGVHRRFQLTGRENGVRVFDDYAHHPTEVRAVLSAAAELVAQEARDGARSRPGRVIVVFQPHLYSRTATFATEFGAALSLADEVVVLDVYGAREEPLPGVNGALVANAVTKPVHYQPDMSRVGKQVGALARPGDVVITMGAGDVTMLGGQILDGLRARPGHGR
- the ftsW gene encoding putative lipid II flippase FtsW, translating into MTTATPRRVGTAAQRMRTGWFGAWLARPLASFHLVVAIAVLLTVLGLVMVLSASSVEAYAGGASVYSLFIQQAMFAALGAVLFYIALRVPMRVMRQLSFPAFALSLVLLVLVLIPGIGTEVQGSRRWFDLGVVSVQPSEIVKITLVVWGSHLLASRQTEKAGYKDILMPLVPAGLLVCFLVVLEPNLSTTIALGIVLTALLWFGGLPLRMFVTIAVSGGVAAAILALSAGYRSDRMRAFFSPGSDPQGIGYQARQAMYSLADGGIWGRGLGQSRAKWSYLPNAHNDFIFAIIGEELGFLGCALVLGLFALFVYTGLRIATRSVDPFIRLLTASATCWITGQALINVGYVVGLLPVTGLQLPLVSAGGSSLAITLLMFGIIANAARHEPEAVAALHAGQDGRFSRMLRLPIPEMYSPARARAARAKAKAKTKATAKPKVKPSPPKRALPSGRGRGGGQPRRSIDSDSARRSTRGEPRSSRSTEAWRGTRAWEPNYPMKHARDRGNSR
- a CDS encoding cell division protein FtsQ/DivIB, whose protein sequence is MSAGGAPPRTPGTAEDEWDEADPGGTGATDEDLEAVESSAARRARLRRGRARRESRFAPVWRSRRVRLGVLLGVIALIAVGLVGWFTPLLAVRTVRVEGLSAIPEQQVQDALRVPDGLSMLRLDTDALAERVARLPKVRSARVQRVFPSTVEVTVVERTPVLYFETPEGTHLLDCDSVEFAIEPPGPGVPKLITDHPGGSDPATRAAVAVMSALPIPLRDQIGVGAVVARSVSDIALELRDGRTVLWGGTGDSARKAAVVGPLLSQPGKVFDVTSPNLVTVK
- the mraY gene encoding phospho-N-acetylmuramoyl-pentapeptide-transferase; the encoded protein is MTQILLSAAIALAVSILLTPVVIRYFAKQGFGQEIRVDGPESHKAKRGTPTMGGVAIIIGMWAGYLGSHLISMTYGEPGPSASGLLVMGLATALGFVGFLDDLIKLRKQRNLGLTAAGKYIGQLTAAIVFGVLALQFKNIHGLTPADKHLSYTRDINTVSMIVPVFLAFVCLIVVAWSNAVNLTDGLDGLAAGSMSLVLGAYMIITFWQWRNSCSAHAVAGCYNVRDPLDLALVCAAGGAACIGFLWWNAAPAKIFMGDTGSLMLGGLLAGLSITTRTELLMVVIGALFVAETTSVVLQVAVFRTTRNRLFKMAPFHHHFELSGWAETSVIIRFWLLAGMASAIGLGLFYSEYLSAAG
- a CDS encoding UDP-N-acetylmuramoyl-tripeptide--D-alanyl-D-alanine ligase, translating into MIEMTLREIAEVVGGTLHDAPDPEARVTGSAEFDSRRIGSGDLFLALPGERADGHDFAARAVAAGAVAVLAARPVGVPAIVVTPRPGDTHALALAHDTDGSGAAVLAALAKLARASVDRLVAAGSLTVVGITGSSGKTSTKDLIAAVLAPLGPVVAPPGSFNNELGHPWTALRADAGTRFLVLELSARGPGHIKALTEIAPPGIGVVLNVGTAHLGEFGSREIIAQAKGELAEALPASGLAVLNADDRLVAAMAQRTAARVVTVGQSAAADVRASDIVLDDEARARFTLHANGEAVEIALAVHGEHQVGNALSAAAVALDQGADLATVAQALSGARVVSGRRMDVRTRADGVTVVNDSYNANPDSVRAALKALVTMSKSGTESRPSWAVLGEMAELGEESVLEHDRIGRLVVRLDVDRLIVVGQGRPVRALFQGAVQEGSWGEEAVHVPDTAAAIALLDEELEPGAVVLVKGSNSAGLWTVADHLVEADSGQARRRQRSVTTEGPAVGHTGTEAAR